The Plasmodium vivax chromosome 13, whole genome shotgun sequence nucleotide sequence CCCAGTGTCCGCTAAACTGGCGCAGTCCCCACGAAGAGGAATTTCCCCTCCGTCTGCCGCTGAATTTTGCACCAAAAACTGCTACCTTTGCGAAGCCCCCCACAGGGTGCGCCACTTTTGTGTAAGTTTGCTGCCGCTCGTTTGTGCCTGCCCATTTGCCATCGCTCGTTTGCCCCGATTGACCACCTGACTAGGCAAAGATGCACGGGGAATCCAGACAGGTAGGGGCAATTCTGAGAAGCCCGCTCAGCAGTGTGCGTCTTGGCGAATGCCGTGAGAGATTGACCACACGAGAGGGGGATCACAATCGGGGATTGAGGCGCCCCCCCAGCGAAAGCAGGCAGCGAAATACGCCAGCGAAATACGCCTGCAAAATACACCTACGAAAACCGCTCCTTccaccgccccccccccctgcatgcaGGTTAACGCCTCCCTGAGGAAGTGCACCGAGATGGAGTACATGTGCCACCTTTTCAACACACAGCTAATTGAGCAAAGGGAGAGaataaacgaaataaaaaaaaaactcaactCGTATAATCAGACCATACAAGAACAGGAAAATCTTTTCAACCATTTTGCGAAATATACGGATGGGTTTTTGAATAACATCATgtaatgcttttttttttttttaatttggaTTGCCTTTCTGTTGGTCACCACTGCGTCCACTCCCTTCTGCAATTTCACGCTCACTGCTACACCGTTAGAGAAAGGGAGGGCAAAAAGAGGTAGCCAATTCATCTCCATTCGTGCCTTCCCCCCTATTTGTAGAACCTTCTTTGGGAATTTTACCAACTCGAAAAGATTCGGTGTGTTTGGTACCTGTGCGAGGTACTGCCTTGTGGACGATCGGGTTAGTCTTCCCGCTGTGTGAAAAgatgcctcttttttttggaggggcGGCCCTCCTCCGTGAACGCAGTGTGCCTCGCATTGCTGCTCCGCGTTTGTTGCCCCGCGTTTGTTGCCCCGCGTTTGTTGCCCCGCGTTTGTTGCCTCACgttgcttcctcctctttgctTCCCCGCGATAATCTCACACTCTGCGATTTGCCCCCTCCCTCACATCCCCCTTACACCCGCAGAACGAGCTAAATTTCGGCAAAGAGAGAAAATCGAAGGGTGTGAAAAAAGTCCCAAATGTAGGGAACATACATCATGCATACGGCGGGATAGACCAAAACAGAAGGAGCAGCTGCAGCTGCAATTGCAGTTGCACCTGTTGCtgcagaaaaattaaatccaAAAAGTCGGTGAGCAACCAATGCCAAAATAATACCATCGTGTACAACAAGACGAGCTTCTACGTAGAGGAAAATACAAaccggaaaaaaaacaaaaaaaaaggaaaaagtaaaaaagggttgaaaaagaaatacttGCAATTgacgaaaaatatttataatctTCACAAACCCTACGACACCGTCGAAGTGAGGGACCTCTACGACATCTACAGGAAGGAGAGACCGTCCTACTGCGATCACTATTACGTCAACTGAAAGTTGCCAAGTGGTTCACCCTTAGCATGTGtgcgcacttttttttttccttccatttttgcaaggTCTATGCTAACACTGTATGGGTGTACCGAACGGAAAGTCCATCTCCCTCTGCAACTTATTTCCCAATGGGAAGAGCATTTTTTCTGgctatccttttttttttttttttttttataatttttcagcTTTAATATTTACCAaattagtttttaaaaatgttaatgcGTGGGTCTTTTTTGCCATCCCTCTCGACAATGTGCAACTTTTTGAAAGTGATATAGGTATGCATACCACGCATGTCTGTCGCTAacccattttaaaatttgcgaACAGCAGCATTTAGCAGGTGTACTCTCCACTTTATATCACATCCACGTAAGTTGGAAGTGTATGTGATGATCTTCCAagaatgttaattttttcacctgacctgttcatattttttttttttttttttttttctttttccctctccGCCAAAGTGCAAGGGGGCGACTGCCTACCTGTGCAACGTGAACAGTTCCGAAAAAACTAAACATGCAAAAGTGAGTGCATGCGGGAGTATAGGCACGAATGATTATGCGCTTAGGCGAAGCGTTTTTCTACGTTTGCGCACAGGCGAGGCGTTTTTCTACGTATGCCCAACTTCTACAAGTGATTATCACACGTTTGCATGTTCGTAGCATAGCTTTCTTTGCCTAGCACAGGCTAccattttgccaattttaagattttttttttttttctactcaACGgcgttttcctccttcatgcAGGgggcatatacatatatgcatataaaccCGTATGGCGTATTaaccttccattttttttcaagcgTATGTATTaaactctcctttttttttttttttaccctttccTGTGAGCCATTTTAGCGAAAGGGTGTTCTACACGACGGAGGATGCATACTGCTCGTTTTGCTACAAAATAGAGTTGCGAATGAGCAGTGAGGCGACACAATAAGGAGCAGATATGCCAACTGGGcgaccccctttttgctgttaGCCCTATTTCTATAAGTTAGCAGCAGCAGATCGTCGCAATGTTTTTATGCTAATCGAGCACTCCTCTCCTCGTTCAAggtgtgcatgtacatacatttaATTCCTGGCACAACACCCCTTTGTCATGGGCTCTTTAATGAAGCGTTATACTGCGGCACGGCCCGTCGCTTGCAACTGCTCCACAACGCGCACctaaaataatgataaatgaTACTGCCATGGCGGCTGACTGGCTCCCTTACTTAGGGGTGTAAAGGACGAGCGAGCGCGCGGGAAAAGGCGAGGGGGCGGAGAAGCCGATAGCTCACCGTATGGCGGAGCGAAGTAACGCGGCCAATACCGCCAACAGGGCCAACACTGCCAACACGCAAAAGCACACAGTTTCCCATTTGAAAAGGTCTGTTCGGGCATCCCTTTTCTCACGGAACTTAGCAGCCCCCCCTTCATCTTCAGAAACCGCCTCAGTGTGCAGTGAGCATGCATGAACACACACGCGTGGGGTAAAAGTGTGCTTACGTGAAATGAGCATCCCTCTCGCTTCGCCCCTTCGCACTAACTCTGCTTGATCAGCTTTTGGTGCCATCCCTGCGCAGGTACGTACCCCCTCGGCTGCTGCCTCGAGCACTGTTGGGCGACTCCAAGCTACAGTAGCGCTCCTTTGGGGGAGCATAAGAGCTGTACGGTTTTGCCCGCAGCAGGTTTggggttttcccctttgcattTGATTTGTGATTTTCTGCCCCTTTTGGGTGCCATTTTGtgcgccattttttgtgcattttttgcaccttttttgcgccattttgtttttgtcaaattttgcctccccttttATATTCGATTTTTCGCCCCTCCCGTTCGTcctgcgcattttttttttttttttttgctctgtCACAACCCAGGGCTTGTCCGAAAAAAGGcgatacaaaaaaaaaaaaaaaaaaaatgctgagCGTGAGAGAGAATGACCAAGAGTGCCAACACGCGAgcgttaaaaaggaaaaagcaaaccgaagtaaagcaaagcaaagcaaagcaaccGAAAGTGAACCAACCAAATACATTTTAACACCCCTGTGTGAAGGGGAACACTCCGAAGAGCGCAATCACCCACCCGTGCGCTTTTACTCTTTGCcatgcccccctccccaacCCACTTTCATCGTGAGCGATGGCATGAAAgtttacatacatatgtgcgtaCCAAAttggaaatatatatatatatatatatatatatatttttttttcttttttttttattttccccccacgtATGCATCGTGTCCTTGTTTGCATATCCTTCTCATCCTTCTCCTCGCCGAACGGAATGGGCGCTGACTGCCAGGTGAACATCCCTGCCTGGTGACTGTCACCACTTGTACTTACATGCGTATGCGCTGTGCAGAGATATGCACGCAGCACATGCGCGCTTAGCGGCACCCCAgctgtaaattttttagttaatcatccttctccccctttgcgtaAAAGGACAAGAGAGGAGCTTCCCCCAATACCCACATTTTCTTTCATCATCGCGTATGCTCACTCCATGCGAATCGCCATGCGCCGTTCATTTAAGCGTTAGCACAGTTCGCAAACGGGGGTTGTATGCATGCACTTGTTTGTACGTGTGAATGCGCCTGTTCGTGCCGACGCGCGGAACGCACTTGCACACACACAGCTGAGGAGGCGTGGCGGTTGCCAGCCGAACTTCGGTACCTGTCAAATGGCCAAGAGAACGCTGCTTTggcagttttccaaaattccCATGCCCTCTCTCCCAACACACACCGTGCACATGCGTGTAAGGGGAAATTCATTTGTGCGTTGACGTTTGTACTTGCCTTcccgtgtgtgcatgtgGAGGTACGCATACACGTGGGCACATTTACggcatcatatttttaaaagcagCTCGCCCCTAAGCGTGCATACAGGAGTATCAAAAGTTACATTTATGTGAAGTGCTTCTCCCTTCGCGAATTTGTCTATCTGTTGAAGCGCCCACTTGTTGCATGCCATGTTTTGCGCTGCGCAaagttgtcatttttttttttcccaattggCGCCCATCATTTTGGCTAAAATAGTGCCCATAATTTTGGCGAAAATAGTGCCCATAATTTTGGCGAAAATAGTGCTCATCATTTGCCACTCCTTTATCCTTTACCCTTtatgctttttctttttctttttcttttttttttttttttttttttttctcccccttgttGACCTCCACCCCTCATCAACCCAAcgatgaaaatgtaaaaattacaaacggggtgtttttcaaaattttatcaacCTAACTCACATGCATAATACCGTGTGCATAGGTGTTGCTTCTCCCAGAGAGTTGTTAAGATAATTCCTCTGGAGAGAACCCCCCAGCGAGTTTCGCGCCCGCTCGGTAGTAGCCACAGCGTGTGCGCCACGTTTCCCCGCAGGTAAGAGCCTACACACGTGCGCGAATGGGAGTTAAGCTTGCGTCAATCGGTTTGCACGCCGGATGTCCGCGGGAGGGTCACTCCTCGCTGTCGCACGTGCATCACCGGAAGGGGAGCAGCAAACATGTTGCTTAGTTCATCTGCTCATCTGCccattttcccatttttcccccttcttagCCGCTCAAAGGACCAGTCGAGGACGTCCAAGTCGGACCCCCCGCAAGGTACACCTAAACGTTGGGAACAAATCCCAAAGGGGAGAACGCGACCGGTGAGCAGATTATCGGATGATTGGATGAGAGGCAATCGCAGCGGTGTCTCCCCCGCATCTGCATAGGTGCCCCCCCCAAGTAGCGCGCGTGCAGTGTGTCATTTCCGCGATCCGAATTTAGACAAGCGGATAAGCGTGTGAGACGAGGGAAGTCCCCCCCTTCGTTACGCTCCTTTTGCACGCAAACTGGCGTGTCTAAACGTGGCAACGAGCAGCGGTGGCTgttttgcctccccccttggctcacttgtgtgcaaaaaaaaaaaaaaaaaataa carries:
- a CDS encoding hypothetical protein, conserved (encoded by transcript PVX_084680A); this encodes MQVNASLRKCTEMEYMCHLFNTQLIEQRERINEIKKKLNSYNQTIQEQENLFNHFAKYTDGFLNNIITFFGNFTNSKRFGVFGTCARYCLVDDRNELNFGKERKSKGVKKVPNVGNIHHAYGGIDQNRRSSCSCNCSCTCCCRKIKSKKSVSNQCQNNTIVYNKTSFYVEENTNRKKNKKKGKSKKGLKKKYLQLTKNIYNLHKPYDTVEVRDLYDIYRKERPSYCDHYYVN